From the genome of Vicia villosa cultivar HV-30 ecotype Madison, WI linkage group LG2, Vvil1.0, whole genome shotgun sequence, one region includes:
- the LOC131651630 gene encoding peptidyl-prolyl cis-trans isomerase CYP23 isoform X1 translates to MWSLGFIALIRVSILLAFASLISSLEPQLGSTRVVFQTNYGDIEFGFYPTVAPKTVDHIFKLVRLGGYNTNHFFRVDKGFVAQVADVANGRSAPMNEEQRRVAEKTVVGEFSDVKHVRGILSMGRHDDPDSGGSSFSMLLGNAPHLDGKYAIFGKVTKGDDTLAKFEQLPTRTEGMFVMPTERITILSSYYYDTETENCEQDRSILKLRLAASAVEVERQRMKCFP, encoded by the exons ATGTGGAGCCTTGGATTCATTGCTTTGATTAGGGTTTCTATTTTGTTGGCTTTTGCGTCTCTCATTTCTTCTCTCGAGCCCCAACTCGGATCAACCCGCGTCGTCTTTCAG ACAAATTATGGAGACATTGAATTTGGTTTCTATCCAACTGTTGCACCCAAAACTGTTGACCATATTTTCAAGCTTGTGAGACTTGGAGGCTATAACACCAATCACTTCTTTCGG GTGGATAAGGGATTTGTAGCCCAAGTAGCTGATGTTGCAAATGGAAGATCTGCTCCCATGAATGAGGAACAAAGACGTGTAGCTGAAAAGACTGTTGTTGGTGAATTTAGTGATGTCAAACATGTTCGCGGCATTCTTTCAATGGGAAG GCACGACGATCCAGATAGTGGTGGATCCTCTTTTTCAATGTTACTTGGAAATGCTCCTCATCTTGATGGGAAG TATGCAATATTTGGAAAAGTTACAAAAGGCGATGATACATTGGCAAAGTTTGAGCAACTACCTACGCGTACAGAGGGAATGTTTGTAATG CCAACGGAGCGGATTACCATCCTCTCATCATATTACTATG ATACAGAGACAGAAAATTGTGAGCAAGACAGATCAATTTTGAAGCTCAGGTTAGCTGCATCGGCCGTTGAAGTTGAAAGACAG AGAATGAAATGCTTCCCCTAA
- the LOC131651630 gene encoding peptidyl-prolyl cis-trans isomerase CYP23 isoform X2, whose product MWSLGFIALIRVSILLAFASLISSLEPQLGSTRVVFQTNYGDIEFGFYPTVAPKTVDHIFKLVRLGGYNTNHFFRVDKGFVAQVADVANGRSAPMNEEQRRVAEKTVVGEFSDVKHVRGILSMGRHDDPDSGGSSFSMLLGNAPHLDGKYAIFGKVTKGDDTLAKFEQLPTRTEGMFVMLGAEMERLMVKAKMN is encoded by the exons ATGTGGAGCCTTGGATTCATTGCTTTGATTAGGGTTTCTATTTTGTTGGCTTTTGCGTCTCTCATTTCTTCTCTCGAGCCCCAACTCGGATCAACCCGCGTCGTCTTTCAG ACAAATTATGGAGACATTGAATTTGGTTTCTATCCAACTGTTGCACCCAAAACTGTTGACCATATTTTCAAGCTTGTGAGACTTGGAGGCTATAACACCAATCACTTCTTTCGG GTGGATAAGGGATTTGTAGCCCAAGTAGCTGATGTTGCAAATGGAAGATCTGCTCCCATGAATGAGGAACAAAGACGTGTAGCTGAAAAGACTGTTGTTGGTGAATTTAGTGATGTCAAACATGTTCGCGGCATTCTTTCAATGGGAAG GCACGACGATCCAGATAGTGGTGGATCCTCTTTTTCAATGTTACTTGGAAATGCTCCTCATCTTGATGGGAAG TATGCAATATTTGGAAAAGTTACAAAAGGCGATGATACATTGGCAAAGTTTGAGCAACTACCTACGCGTACAGAGGGAATGTTTGTAATG CTTGGGGCAGAAATGGAGAGACTTATGGTTAAGGCAAAAATGAATTGA